The Radiobacillus deserti genomic interval GCTTTAAACCAGGCCGTCAAAGCAGTAGCCATTGCCAGAGGATTTGTAGCCCCAAGTGGAGTTGACCTAATTTGTATCCCAGCTTTTACAGATATTATGATTGATAATGAAGAACGGACAGCCATTAAGTTGATTGTCGAACCTAGATGACTAGTAATCTACCTGTTTGCCCAGCAAGCAGGTTTTTTATGTGGTTTAGTATAAATCTTCTTTTCAAAGTTCGTTTCATACATAATTGTGTTAGAATGAATGCGAAGCGAAGTTATTCTAGAAATGGAATACACTTTATTTTTGGACACGCTTCTTGATATAATATGTAAATTAGAGTGCTATTTTTATAAGGAGTTATGGAAGAAAGGAGTTTCCGTCATGAATGAACAACAACGGAAAGAACTAGACAGAATTAAACAGGTTGATCCATCGGACATAAAATCCGACCAGGATAGTAACCTTGAACGTTTACAAAATACATCCTCGGATGAACTAATTAGCAAGTATTTTCAAGCGACCTATGAACCGCCAAATATGAAAAAAGCGAAAAAACGTCGTAGAGAAGATATTCAAATTCATTATGACTTCGGTATTCCTAAAGAAATGCAAGAAATTGGGAAGGGCAAAAAGTTCTTAATTAGAACGTACGGATGTCAAATGAATGAGCATGATACAGAAGTCATGGCTGGTCTGCTAACGGACATGGGATATGAATCGACAAATGAAACAACAGAAGCAGATATTATCTTGTTAAACACGTGCGCTATTCGTGAAAATGCAGAAAACAAAGTGTTTGGTGAAATTGGTCACCTGAAACCACTCAAACTAGAGAATCCGGACGTGATTATCGGAGTTTGTGGTTGTATGTCTCAAGAAGAAGCGGTCGTAAATCGAATATTGAAAAAACATCCATTTATTGATTTAATTTTCGGTACACATAACATTCACCGTTTACCTCAGCTATTGAAAGAAGCTATGTTTAGTAAAGCTATGGTAGTCGAAGTATGGTCGAAGGAAGGGGACATCATTGAAAACCTTCCAAAAGTTAGAAAAGGAAAAATCAAAGGCTGGGTGAACATCATGTACGGCTGCGATAAGTTCTGTACGTATTGTATTGTTCCTTATACGCGTGGAAAAGAAAGAAGTCGTCGACCAGAAGATATTATTCAAGAAGTACGTCACCTAGCTGCTCAAGGCTATAAAGAAGTTACGCTTCTAGGACAAAACGTCAATGCGTATGGAAAAGATTTTACGGATATGGAATACGGTCTAGGCGATTTAATGGAGGAAATCAGTAAAATTGATATCCCGAGAGTTCGGTTTACAACGTCTCACCCTAGAGATTTTGACGATCGCCTGATTGAAGTGCTTGCAAAAGGCGGAAACCTTCTCGACCATATTCATCTACCAGTACAATCTGGAAGCTCAGAAGTTCTTCGCGTGATGGCGAGAAGATATACGAGAGAAAAATATTTAGAGCTTGTAGCAAAAATTCGGAAGGCGATGCCAAATGCTACGCTTACGACAGATATCATCGTTGGTTTCCCAAATGAAACTGACGAACAGTTTGAAGAAACGATGAGCCTTGTAGAGGAAGTTGGCTTTGAAGCTGCTTATACGTTTATTTACTCTCCGCGAGAAGGCACACCGGCTGCGAAATGGGAAGACAATATCCCAATGGAAGTGAAAAAGGAACGTCTGCAACGTTTAAATGCCTTAATTAACAAGCAATCTGCAGAAGCCATGCAAAAATACCAAGGTCAAACGGTAAAAGTACTTGTGGAAGGGGAAAGTAAGAAAAACCCTGATGTATTATCAGGTTATACAGAACGTAACAAACTTGTGAACTTTAGAGGTCCAAAATCAATCATCGGCCAAATTGTTGATGTTAAAATTACAGAAACCAAAACATGGTCCTTAAATGGAGAATTAGTAGAAGAAGCGGTAGAGGTGAAATAAATGACACAGTACACAAAGAAGCAAATCCTAGAAGAAGCACAAAAGCTGGCAAAGATGATGGCGAATACAGAAGAGATTGATCGTTTTAAACAATTAGAAGCCAAGCTTAATGATAATCAAAAGGTTCGAGAAACCATTGAAAGAATTAAAAAGCTTCAAAAGCAAGCAGTGAATTTCCAAGCATATGGAAAAACGGAAGCACTACAACGTGTAGAAAAAGAAATTGATCGACTACAAGGTGAAATCGATGAGATTCCTATCGTTCAAGAATTTAAAGATACACAGATTGTAATCAATGATATCTTACAATTAGTTTCCAACACCATCTCACGTGAAGTTACAAATGAAGTGATTCGATCCACAGAGGGCGATGTGCTCCGAGGGGAAACAGGTTCTAAATTAAAATATAGCGGTGGACACCACCATTAAGCCCAAAGGCCTTTGCTAGTAATAGCAGGGGCTTTTGTTTTCATATTTTCTCGATATTAAATAACCAAGATTAACAGATAAGTATAAAATACCTCCCAACATAGGCGTACACATCTATAGGCTTTTGCATAGGATGGATTAGAGCCTTACAAGTCATACTTACCTGTGATTAGTCATTGGTGGGTATGCACTTTAGGTGAACACCCTGCATACAATGACTATGAAAAAAGAGGAGGTTTTAGTTCTTATGTCATTTCTTGATCAAGAATATCGGGAAATTATAACGAAAGCTGTTATTGGTAAGGGTCGAAAGTTCGTTCAAGACACAAATACGATTTCCCCGTCACATAGACCTACTAGCATTCTAGGGTGCTGGGTGATTAATCATCTCTATAATGCTAAGAAAAAAGGGGACGATATCGTAGAAATCAACGGAAGCTATGATGTGAACATCTGGTATTCCTACAACGATAACACGAAAACGGAAGTAGTAACAGAACGTGTTAATTATTGTGACCACATTAAGCTATCTGTTAAGGATGAAAATACGGTAAGCGATGACTACGAAGTATTTGCTAAAGTCATCCAACAACCAAACTGTTTAGATTGCAAGATTTCTACTCAAGACCACAAAATTGTTGTAGAAGTGGAGCGCGAATTCTTAGTTGAGGTTGTAGGTGAAACAAAAGTATGTGTACGTGTAGACCCGGATGGCTATGTTAGTGATGACGATGACTGGGATTTCGAATTAACAGACGATGAATTTGAAAGTGTAGACCCAGACTTTCTTGCCGTAAATGAAGAAGAATAAAAAAGACTAGGACAGGAGACAATTGGTCTCCTGTCTTTTTGTTTAGGTTAAAACAAAACCATGGAAGGAATATCCTGTCCCATCTTGACTAGATTCGTCGACCCTAGCGAATTTCCTATGATATAATACGGGATATAGTTTAGGAACGATTTGGGGGAAGGATAATGGCCGGGTACACACCAATGATACAGCAATATTTAAAAATAAAAGCGCAATATAAGGATTGTTTTCTTTTCTTTCGTTTAGGAGACTTTTATGAGATGTTCTTTCAGGACGCGCTAGAGGCGTCCAGAGAGTTAGAGATTACGCTGACGAGTCGTGATGGAGGAGGAGAAGAACGCATTCCGATGTGTGGAATTCCTTATCATTCCGCAGAAAATTACATAAAGAATCTCGTGGAAAAAGGATATAAGGTTGCAATTTGTGAGCAGGTAGAGGATCCTAAAGCGGCGAAAGGTGTTGTGAAACGAGAGGTCGTCCAGCTTATTACACCAGGAACGGTCATGGAAGGCAATATGCTGAACGAGAAAGAGAATAACTATTTAGCTAGTATTACACAATGGACGAATACTACATTCTCCATCGCCTACGCAGATCTTTCGACTGGTGAAAATACGACAGCTATGATGAATAATGGCTGGCAGGCTGTTTTGAGTGAACTTTACAATCGTCCGGTAAAGGAGATTGTGGTGGATTCCAATCTAGCTGATTCCTACCAAAATGACTTAGTGGAAAAACTTCAGCTTACCGTTTCTTATCAAGATGAGGTACACGTTTCTCCAACCATGAAACCTCTCGTTGAATCGTTAGCAAATGAGAGGTTAGTAGAAACGGTCGGAAGACTACTAAACTATTTAGAACGAACGCAAAAGAGATCATTAGACCATTTAAAGAAAGCGCAATTGATTGAACTTCAACAGTTTATGTCCTTAGATATGTATTCAAAGCGTAATTTAGAGCTTACCGAAACAATTATAAGAAAAGGGAAGCAAGGTAGCTTATTATGGGTTTTGGATAAGACGGTAACTGCCATGGGTGCCCGTAAGCTTAAAAAGTGGATGGAACGCCCATTGCTCCAGACAGCTGATATCGAATATCGTTTTGATATCGTGGATGGATTTTTGCAGCATTTCATAGAAAGAGAATCTTTGCGTGAGCTTCTTAAGAGTGTCTATGATTTAGAACGCTTATCTGGTCGAATCTCATTTGGTAATGTGAATGGGCGAGATTTAATCCAGCTTAAACACTCCTTGCAAAGAATACCTGCTATCAAGGATGTTTTACGTCAAATGGACCATAAGACGGTCCAAGCATTAGGGGAGGCGTTAAATCCTCTTGATGAACTTCAACGGCTATTGGAAGATAGCTTAATGGAGGATCCACCAATATCTATTACGGACGGTGGTTTAATTAAGAATGGATTCCATCCAAAGCTAGACGAATATCGGGACGCTTCTCAAAACGGGAAGAAATGGATTGCGGAATTAGAGCGAAAAGAAAAAGAAGAGACAAATATTAAATCTTTGAAAATTGGCTACAATCGAGTGTTTGGCTACTATATTGAAGTAACAAAAGCAAATCTCCATCTGCTACCAGAAGGGAAATACGAACGGAAACAAACGCTAACGAATGCGGAGCGTTTTATTACCCCTGAACTAAAGGAAAAGGAAACTCTAATTCTCGAAGCGGAAGAAAAAAGTGTGGAGTTAGAATACCGGCTTTTCGTTGAATTAAGAGAACGGGTGAAAGGCTACATTCCTAAGCTACAACAGCTGGCGGAACAAATTAGTGAAATCGATGTGCTACAAGGATATGCAACGATTAGCGAACAAAATGATTATCGACGTCCATCCTTTAACAATCAAAACGACGTTGATATTGAGCAAGGACGTCATCCTGTGATCGAACAAGTGATGAAGGATGGAACCTTTGTACCGAACGATATTCGTATGGATAAAGGAACAAATATGTTACTGATTACAGGTCCCAATATGTCCGGGAAAAGTACGTACATGCGCCAATTAGCATTAACAACGATAATGGCGCAAATCGGTTGCTTTGTACCGGCATCCAAAGCATCTTTACCGATTTTTGATCAAATCTTTACTAGAATTGGAGCTGCCGATGACTTAGTATCAGGTCAAAGTACCTTTATGGTGGAAATGCTAGAAGCCAATCACGCGATTACGCATGCGACGGAACAAAGCTTGATTCTTTTAGATGAGATTGGAAGAGGAACAAGCACTTATGACGGGATGGCATTAGCACAGGCCATTATTGAGTATCTTCACGAGCATGTACAAGCGAAAACGTTGTTCTCTACACACTATCATGAATTAACTAGCTTAGAAGAGAGTTTGACTCACCTGAAGAACATCCATGTACGAGCAGAAGAATACGAAGGAAATGTGATCTTTCTCCACCAAATCCAAGACGGTCCAGCAGATGAGAGTTATGGGATACATGTAGCAAAGCTAGCCAATATGCCAAACGAATTAATTACTAGAGCTTCCCAAATTTTACAACAGCTCGAGAATAAGCCTGTTGAAGCTACACCGGAAAAAGAAAATGATCAACAGCTTTCTTTTTTCGTTTCAGAAAAGCAAAAACAAACGCAAACAAAGCCTCACAACGATATTGTGGATGAAATTAAACAGTTAAACATTATGGAAATGACACCATTAGAAGCAATGAATCAGCTATATCAGCTTCAAAAGAAAGCAAATAGACAGTAGCAAGAGAGGGTTTTCTAATGAAAATTTTTCAAATGCCAGATTCGCTTGCCAATAAGATTGCGGCAGGAGAAGTTGTTGAACGACCTGCCTCCGTTGTGAAAGAGCTCGTAGAAAATAGTATTGACGCAAATAGTTCATGGATTAAAGTAGATGTTGCGGAAGCTGGATTGGACCGAATTAAGATTACGGACGATGGAGACGGGATGTCAGCAGAAGATTGCGCTATCGCGTTCTCGCGTCATGCAACTAGTAAGATTCGGAATGAAGAGGACTTGTTTCATGTTCGTACACTTGGATTCCGTGGAGAAGCCTTAGCCAGTATTGCAGCTGTTAGTAAGTTGACGATAAAAACATCCACTGGTCAAGAAGCTGGTACGGAAATGAAGTTTGAAGGCGGCACCCTGATTATGCAATCGAAATGTGAAGCTAGAAAAGGTACCGAAATTACAGTGGAACAGTTATTCTTTAATACCCCAGCTCGTTTGAAATATATGAAAACGATTCATACAGAGTTAGGACACATCACAGATGTTATCAATCGAATAGCATTATCCCATCCTGAAATTCGCTTTGAGGTTACGCATAATGACCGTACGTTGTTTCGCTCCCCAGGGCGAGATGATTTACTTCAAGTTATCGCACAAGTGTATGGGGTAAGCATCGCAAAAAAAATGATTAAAGTAGAGCATGAAACGCTCGACTTCCAAATATCTGGATATATTGCAAAGCCAGAAATAACAAGAGCTTCTCGCAATTATATGTCGACGATTATTAATGGGCGCTTCATTCGCAGTATTCCGTTGGCAAAAGCTATTCTGAATGGGTACCACACACTGCTTCCTATTGGTCGAAATCCGTTAGTCGTGTTAAAGATTGATATGGATCCAATCTTAGTAGATGTAAACGTACATCCAGCCAAGCTCGAGGTGCGTTTCAGTAAGGAAAAGGAATTGTTTGAAGCGGTAGAAACCACCATTCAGCAAGCATTTCGCAAGCTAACCTTAATTCCAGATGTCACACAGCCTAGAATAAAACGCGAAGATACTGTTAGTGAACAAGGTTCTTTTGAATTTCATCAATCGCCTGTGAAGCGTAATGAACAGACACCTTATTCTCAGCCATCAAGTCCACCGTTAACGGAACCGGAAGAGGTAAAGACGTATCAAGAAATGCAAAATGCTATTGCAGAACAAATGCTTCCGACAAATGATGAAGACTTTACGACAAAAGAAGAATCACACGAACAACAGGATTCTAATCCTCAACATGAGGAAGTAGAAAAGACGACAAGTCGAGTACCGGTTATGTATCCAATAGGGCAACACCATGGCACTTATATTTTGGCGCAAAATGAACAGGGTCTTTATTTAATTGACCAGCATGCAGCACAAGAGCGTATAAAATATGAGTTTTTCAAAGAAAAAATCGGGGAAGTTGCGAATGAAGTACAGGAGCTGCTCATTCCGATTACGTTTGATTTCTCTAAACAAGAAGCTTTACTCATCGAGCAGCATCAAGAAGAATTACAACGTGTTGGTTTGTTTTTCGAAGCATTCGGACAGCAAAGCTATATTATCCGTTCGCATCCACAATGGTTTCCAAAAGGCTTTGAAGAAGAAAGCATTCGCGAAATTGTTGATCAAGTGATGGATGAAGGAAAAGTGGATTTATATAAATTAAGAGAAGACGCAGCTATATTAATGTCTTGTAAACGATCGATTAAAGCAAATCATCATTTAAACTACAATGATATGTTTCAACTGTTAGAGGATTTAAGAGCCTCTACCGATCCGTTTACATGTCCACATGGTCGACCAATCATCATTCATTTTTCGAGCTATGAATTGGAGAAAATGTTTAAACGAGTGATGTAGGGTGATAAACATAATGGATTACAATATGAGCATCAATTTATTTTGATGCTCTTTTTAATTAGGAAGGAACTAGATTTACATAAAAAAGGCCGGCTTGTAACCGGCTAAAGAAGGGGGAAATCATGCTTCTATTGTAGCACTAAAAGATCTAGAAAATAGCTAAAAATACGATTTTTGTTGAAAAGAGTAAAAAAGACGCATAGGGCAACCTAGATGACAGGTACAATTCCCTAGATACTTCTGTCATATTTTTGGACAATACGTAAAAAATAGGTCCTAGAGATAGAATTTTTGGGGAAAGGTCGGATTTTGATGACGAGACAAAAATATGTGTCTAAGGAGTTAATGCACTTTGTAGGAAGACAACAAGCAGAGGAAGAACGATTTAAATTACTTATTCAAATATTAAAATCGGGATGGCTTTTACATGAACCGTTTAACCCAACAAGATCAAGCCGGATTCAAATCGACACCGACGCGCTAACTTTGGAAGATATTATCTCCCCGGAGATGACCTGTTTCGCCGATATTCCTATAGATGATTTATCCCTACATATGGAGAAATACAGCTCTTTCGGTGTTTCATTCTCGAAAGAGTTTTTAGTTCGTCTCGGAGCGAACCCTGTTTTTTATATCGTGAAAAATGGGGCGGTTGTCGACACCATACAACAGGAAAAAATTATTCAGGACGGGAAGGAGTTACACTCACCAGCATACAAGGAAGAGCATACAAGAGATCAATTCTTTCATCATAAAATTTTAGAGTATTTTCATACGATGGAGAAGCTGAAGAAGGAGGTTACAGATCATCGTCTAGCTGGTCTTCTAAAACAAATGGATGACTTTTTAGTGAAAAATATTTTCGCATTTTTAAAACCATTTGACGCATCGAAAACAGACGGAGATAAAGATAATTACTATATGGAAAGAGAATGGCGAATTGTTGGCAATGTGAAATTTTCATTACGAGATGTGCGACGTGTATTTTTGCCTGAAAAATATGCAGAAGCTTTCCGAAAGGAGCTTCCGGAATATTGCGGGCAAATTTCTTTTACCTAATGTTTGTATAATTTAGTGTTTCCTACCGAAAATAAGACAAGAGACGAAGAAAGGATAGGTGTGCGATGCAAGATAATCAACGGTTAATCAATTTTCTGAATCAAGAACTGTCTAATTTTGCTGTTCTTTACGTAAAGCTTCACCGATATCACTGGTTCGTACAAGGAAGACATTTTTTTAAGCTACATGAAGTGTTTGAGGATCTATACAATGAAACAGCAAAAGACTTAGATAATGTAGCAGAACGAATCCTAGCAATTGGTGGCAAGCCACTAGCGACCATGCATAAGTTTATTAAAGAGGCGACTTTGGAAGAGGCACAAGCAGATGACAAGGAAAACGAGATTATCCACCAGCTTTGTGAAGACTATCGAACGATCATTAAAGAAATAAAAGAAACTGGTTTTGATTTAGCGGAAGAACAAAAGGATCAACCTACTGTGGACATTTTAAATGAGCTACAAGGCCGGTTTGAAAAACACGTATGGATGCTCGAAGCTTACATCGCCTATGAATAGAGTGAGAGTAGAGATATTCCAAATGGAATATCTCTACTTTAATTTATAAAACTTTCCTACTATTTCTCGCAAAGGAAATTGTCAAATGATAAAGTTCCTGTATAATGAAAAAATAAAAGTTAGTAATTTTTTATAGGTGGCGTATATGAAACAACAAGTAGTGGTAGTTGTCGGACCGACAGCAGTAGGAAAAACCGCGCTCAGCGTAGAAATCGCGAAAGCGTTTAATGGAGAAGTTATTAGTGGAGATTCCATGCAGATTTATAAAGGGATGGATATCGGAACGGCAAAGGTAACCGAAGCAGAACAGCAAGGAATCCCACATTACATGATTGATATAAAGGAACCAGCTGAAAGCTTTTCTGTAGCAGAATTCCAAACCTTGGTAGAGGGGTATATAGAAGACATTTCTCAAAGAGGGAAACTACCTGTAATAGCGGGGGGAACAGGACTTTATATCCAAGCCGCGTTATATGGGTATGAATTCTCTGAAACAAAGCGAGATGATACATACCAGAAAAAAATTGAAAAAGAGATAGAACAAAATGGAGTGGATGCCGTCTACGAACGTCTTAAGAGCGTAGATCCTATTCAAGCACATAAAATCCACCCGAATAACCAAAGAAGATTAGTTCGAGCATTAGAGGTGTATGACCGAACAGGGCAGACGATGACAGATAATCATGAGAAGCAGAAAGCAGAGTCTCAGTACGAACCAATTTTAATTGGATTAGAAATGGAACGTTCTAGACTTTATGAACGTATTAATTTACGAGTGGATCAAATGATCGAACAGGGGTTGATGGAAGAGGTAGAGTATTTCTTTAATAATGGATATGAACATAGTCAGTCGATGAAGGCAATTGGATATAAGGAGTTTATTCCCTACTTTAAAGGAGATCAATCTAAAGAACAAGCTGTCGAGTTGCTGAAGCGCAATTCCAGGAGATATGCGAAACGCCAAATGACTTGGTTTAAAAATAAGATGGATGTAGATTGGTATTCGATATTGCCGGAAAAAAAGGATGCAGTATTCCAAAATATTTTATCCAATCTTGCAGGAAAGATTAGATTAAAATAGAAATAAACTATACAGATAAAAAGAGGAGGAACACAATATGTCTCAATCGGTGATGATTCAAGATCAATACTTAAACCAGCTGCGTAAAGAACGAATCCAAGTTACTGTTTTCTTAACTAATGGCTTTCAACTTCGTGGATTAGTGAAAGCTTTCGATAATTTTACCGTTCTATTAGAGACGGATGGGAAGCAACAATTGATTTTTAAGCATGCCATCTCGACTTTTGCACCAGCTAAAAATGTCACACTGGAAAAAGAGTAGAAGGAAAAGACGCTTAAAGCGTCTTTTTTTTGCTTTGAAATCCCAAGTACTATGCTTATTTATTTTTCGCATTTTGTCTTGAAAAATTAACTTGAATCCTAGATTGTCATTGATTAAAATATGTAATCAACAATGGCGTGATGACTTTTAGTGAAATGGTGAATTTTATTTATATTTTGACAAAGGGAGATAGAACTTTGAATCCGACTACCTTTTATCGTGATTTGCCGTTAGAGTTTTTAGGTGTTTTTTATTATTACGTTTTTGAGAAATTCGAGGAATACATCTCGCCAGATGACTATTTAATAGAAATTAGAATAATGGAAAGCGTCGCTCTCGATAGAGGTGTTAGTCCGAGTGACCTGTATGAAATTGGTCGTGACATTAGCCTGAGTGCACGCATCGGAATGGTGGACTAATGTAGTAAGCCTCCAAATTTGTAGAGAATTGGACCAATGTCTAATTCTCTTTTTTATGTATGTTTGTAGTGATGGGGTCTCCCCCAGTATTGTGTTTTTCTTCTTACTAACAATACGGAGTTAGAGTCTTGGACTACCTATTGTTTCTGAAGTTGATTTCTTCCATTACTAAGAACAAAAGACTCTCCAGGTTTCGGAACCGAATATCTCTTGTATATACTTCAAGTCTATCTCTAATGACCTTCAATTCGAAATCGGAAAACCTTTTTATTACGTTCCTTTCATCCACTAATCTCACCCCCTTTCATTTGGGGGAGACAATTAGAATTTTACACGATGGATAAAAATGGGAGTATAGAATTATGTAATAAAAAGTCATTTTTCATAGAATTTAGTCCAAAAGAATCATAATTTGTAAAATATTAGTAATAATGGACTAATTTTTGATGTCGGTCTTTGCATGTATCGTTTGTTTATTAATAGCATGAACGGAAAAAGTTTTCATAGAGTGGACTGCAAACGATTAGGAAATTACCGATAAAGTGTTTGAATGGAAAGATAGAATCTATTACAGGTATTCATATTTGTTCCTTTTCAAAAGCTTTTGGAAGATTTTGCTAAAATAAAGATTGTTGTATTAGAGAAGTAATAGAAGAGACAGATTATGAAGTTGTTATTCTAGATAAGCTCTTTGTTAAGGAAATTATAATGAAGGGCATAAAAGTTAAAACTCATTATTTCAGAGTAAAAAAGATTGGCGAAAGCAAAGGGGTCAATGATCCTGATAAAATCATTGAGGAAGTTGAGTGGAAGTCTTCTTCAGAATTAGAGATGGTGGAACATGCCTATCCAGAAGACATCGAATTCTTAGTGAATATAATAAGAACTGAACAGAAACGGAAAAAACGCTAGGATATAGGTAGGTATCCCAAAAGTTAGATTTATTACTCTAACTACTTGGGGGGCGGTACCATACCCAAGCGTTTTCATTTACCATTTCATATTTCTCCACATTATTTAAACAACTTACTCAAAGGAATT includes:
- the hfq gene encoding RNA chaperone Hfq, translating into MSQSVMIQDQYLNQLRKERIQVTVFLTNGFQLRGLVKAFDNFTVLLETDGKQQLIFKHAISTFAPAKNVTLEKE
- a CDS encoding NUDIX hydrolase; the encoded protein is MKGIKVKTHYFRVKKIGESKGVNDPDKIIEEVEWKSSSELEMVEHAYPEDIEFLVNIIRTEQKRKKR